From the Salarias fasciatus chromosome 5, fSalaFa1.1, whole genome shotgun sequence genome, the window ACACGGAGGCAGAGACTCGATGACTCAAAGTAAACCCTGCGGCGGCGAAGTGGGCCGAGTTTGAGAAACGCAATAGATTGCTGTGGAAACACTATTCCTAAACTGTTGAAGGGACACTGCTGGTGCGAGCACATACTGAAAACGGCTAAAGGGCAATACAGTATATAGTTAACGACACTTGTTAATACcattttgtcatttattgtttttagtATTATCATTCTCATTGTTCCAATGCAATAGAATCCTTGAGTCTCAGATCATTTGTTATAAGATTGaggttaacttttttttttttttttctgcagacgGATTGAAAGAAATATTTGTCTTGGGAGTTTCTCATCGCATTTTGATGATTGTTTCAAGGACCTTTTTTATTCTGATAAAATTGTAAACACtggagtgaaaggaaaaaagacaaaaaaatagatatggatttttttttttccttttaaactgTACTAGATTTTAGGTTTTGGACAAAGCCAATTTCTCCTCAAGTCTGTGCAGAAGGTGGACAGAACAATTTGGATCAGTACAGTTGAGAGCCCAGTATGTTTGGTAATTTTGACATTTGAGGCggtagtaccacaagaaaatgttttctttcttataCAAAGTCCCTGGTATTTGTAGTAAATTATATTGATAATGGTATTAGATGAACAACAGCATAACAGTAGCTTTCACAGAttagttgttttctttattaGTCTTGCATGCAGAGTTATGGtcctcatttaaaaagaaaaaaaaaaggatcttgATATTGATTATTTTGTGTAGGAAAATGAGTGCATAAGAATaacttcctaaaaaaaaaaaagttacaattaTTGTAAAATGGGCTAACTAATATGTACCCTTGTGATCCAATTAGTTTCAACTGTATGAAAATCAGAGGAGAGGCTTCTTACTATTATgctgaaataataaaagaatTTGTAAAGGACTTTTGTATGTCGTTCAAGTTCTTCCAGTCCCGAGGTCTGTGATTTTGTTCACTGCTCTGACAAAACATTGAAGTTCACAAcatgaaatgtaaaacatttaacttatttttattatagtgACACGCCACAGCACGATTTAAAATGAttcgtcactcttggttcaaaagtgATTGAAAGACTTAACCTTGAGTGTGAATGATGGGATCCAGGTTTCAACAGGAAGCTCATCAAGTGTAAAAACTGTCTGCAGTGCAAGTTTTGATGAGTTGCAGCGGTGACTCTCGTAAAAGAGAGCAAAGAATTGACTCTGTACCTTAACTCTAAGAAATACATGATCCACAGTTGGAAAAAATCTAGGATGCTGTGTTGATGTCCTGACAGCGCCATGAGGCCAGTTCATTCATGTTGTAATTACACTGATCCTCCTGTAGAGGGCAGCAGCGGCGTTTAGTGCCttaaaaacctaaaacacaATGAGGGAAGCGACGAGGAAGAGCCGGAGCCTCTGCTGTTCTGTTGTtaaacccccctccccccgggaAAGAAATCAAACCAAATTCTACCTACTATCAACACGCTAATGCTCCACTTTCCCCGACTTTTTATCTGACAAACCACGGCCGGTTTAAACATGTCGGAGGAGCAGCCGGAGGGGGGAGCGGAGCGGGCCGGGAGCGGCAGCGGCGCGGACGGGACCCCCTCCTCCAGGTTCctgcaggctgagctggagctgAACGCCCACCTGCGGCGGCTGAGCTTCGGCCAGCCCGTCTGCTACATCTACAACCCGCTGGAGTACGCCTGGGACACGCACCGCTGCTACGTGGAGAAGTACTGCCAGCCCGGCAAGAGGTTCCTGTTTCTGGGGATGAATCCGGGTCCTTTCGGCATGGCCCAGACCGGGGTgagcgcacgcgcacacgcactaTATCCCGGAAAAAGTTCAATGCTTTTGTCactcatttcagaaagtgagAGCCAATATCTTATGGATTCATTACACACATAGAAtgaatatttcaagcctttattTCCTGAGATGTGGATGACTGTGACTCACAGATGAAGAAAACGCCCAAAAGTCACTCTCAGATTATTGGAATGTTACATGAGATTAATTAAAATCAGGATATTTTCAGTGGGATTGTCAGGCTCCTGAAAAGTGCATTAATTTCTGTGTTCATGTACCTCTGTTTGCATGAATtgctgcatcactgcagcctggcaggagggaggggggacagCCTGGACCTCTGCTGTCATGGAGGCCCAGGTTGCTCTGATAGCAGCCTTCAGGTCATCCGCATTGGATCTGGTGTCTCCTATCTTCCTCCTGACAATGCCTCATATTGATGCTCTCTGAGGTTCAGATCAGGTCAGTTTACTGGCCAATCAAACACAGTGACACCACGATCACTAAACCAGCTTGGAGCGCCTTTGGCATTGTGGGAAGCTGCCAAGTCCTGCTGGGAACTGAAATCAGCATCTCCATTAAGCtcctcagcagaaggaagcGTGAAGTGCTCTAAAATTTCCTGGTCAATGGCTGCATTGACAGTGGActtcagaaaacacagtgaaccAACAGAAGCAGATGTAATGGCGACAAAATCATCACTGACTGAGGAAAATTCACACCATGACTCCATGACTTTCCACTATTGAACCTtctcacagcattttaacattttaattttctgagacGGTGAATTTTGGGTTTTTTCACCATCTGTGAGCCACAATCATTCAAATTTCAAGAAGTAAATATTCATTCTGCATAAATACTGAATCCTTGTTGGGGTTAGGGGACATTCCAGCTAagtaaaattaacaaaatgcTTAAGATCAGTAGATTGTGCAGGTTTAAATTTCTGCGACTGATGCATAGTGGCCATGACATGCTCATTTCTGCATTTGGAAAATGCACACTGCAATTGATGAATCTTATACTGGATTATACTGGATAGTAACAGATCCATTATTATCCAGTATAATTATCCAACTGTAGTTCATCCAAATCaccaaaaagtgctttacacacacacacactcaaacacacactctgcaatTTGCTCACACTTTATGCACACCATGTAGCTCTGACAGAAAGGACAATAGCAAAAGCTTGAAATGGTGAGTAGCTGGTTAAACTCCATCCGTCCGGCCGTAAAGACGTGGTGCTGCGCTCAGCCCGGTCTCCTGTCTGCACAGGTGCCTTTCGGTGAGGTGAAGTCGGTGGTCGACTGGCTGAAGATCACCGGGGACGTCGGCCATCCTGACAACGAGCACCCGAAGCGGCGGATCACCGGCCTCTCGTGCACTCAGAGCGAAGTCAGCGGCGCACGTTTCTGGGGATTATTCAGGAAGCTGTGCGGCGAGCCCGAGCGCTTCTTCCAGCACTGCTTCGTGCACAACCTCTGCCCGTTAATCTTCATGAACGCCAACGGGAAGAATTTAACGCCCCCCGAGCTGAAGGCGGCCGAGCGCGACGCCTTGCTGGCCCTGTGCGACATCGCGCTGTGCCAGGTGGTGGAGGCGCTGGGCGTCTCCATGGTGATCGGCGTGGGGAAGCTGGCGGAGCAGCGGGCGCGGCGGGCTCTGTCCGCCGCCGGCATCAGCGACGTCCGAGTGGAAGGCATCTTGCACCCGTCGCCGAGGAGCGCCCAGGCCAACAAGGGCTGGGAGGAGGTGGCCAAGGCCAAGCTGGAGGAGCTCGGCGTcttgtctctgctgtgtgagACGTGAGCCAATCAGGCTGCAGCGAAACTCCGAGCGGGTTCAGGACGAGAGAAGCTCATCAGAGACTCTCTGATCACAGCTTCATGTGTGTGTCTTAACACACACCAAGGACAGTCTGTCAGACACTAACTTTAATCAGCTCTGCTCCTAAAACAGTTTCTGCACTAATGTACAAGGTACATTTCAAGTTTAATTCCAAAATGTAAGCTCAGGGTTTggctgtgtgtgtcagtatgcagttttgtgtttgtgtgttttattagtGAGCCCATTGTTTACACTAAAATCATAGTCCCACAAATGAAGACAGCATCGTCTGGTGGTTTCACTCCTACACATAAAATAATTGAAGTCTAAAGTTTTTATACCTGATAATTAAAATGTATCATGATGAAATTACAGGAAGACTTTAAACTCATTTGTGGTTCAAACTTCCAGTTCAGCTCTCGACTGTAACTCCTGAAATGTAAAGGACTGTGATGCTCACTGTGATGCTTTCCTCACTGTACTGTTCTTTTATTAATGCGTTTGTagtcattttttatttcatatgatctctattttttattctttatacTCAGTGCTGCACAGAGttgcagattttcttttttgcatcaAGGCTGTTGAAGTTGAAAGAAGCAGTTTGAATAAACAAAGCATCTTGAAGCAGAACACTGGAAAGTCTTGTCTTCTTGTAAAACATTTTACAGGCGGCCTGGATGAGTCGGGACGTTTTTATTGGACTGATTTAGAAGTTTAGTTGCATCAGAATAGCTTTGAAACTCAAATCTCATATCTAGGATGAAATAACACTCTATTCATCCCACATGAGGAAACTTAGAAACTCGGCTCCATGTTGCACAAAGGTAATAATATAAAGATTGATAGATATCAAAATATTTATAAGATTCCAATATTAAAGCGTCCTGAATTCTGTTCTGCTCTGATCTATATTTTGAGGAGTCAGCCTCCTCTGCAAGCTGCTCGTGCTGACTTGTTGTGAAGAGACTTTTGAGGACAGCGTCTCCGCTTCCATCCTGAACCCCAGTACTGAGAAGTGCAGCAGATACACCGAATCCCATCCCGAGTCCTATAATTGTATCCTGTAACGGGAGATGGAGTCTCCAGCGCGAACTCGCCAGTCGACGAGGCGCGCGGTGGCAGACTGCATCTCCCATGATTCCTCCTGcatccctgctcctcctcggaGGGTCCGCATGCTGCCTGGGGATGTTGTGAAACTCTTGCACCTGACAGGGCTGCTCATCACTTTCCACAGGCAGATGCACAGCTCTCCCCCCGATAACGGAGCAGAGGTTACAGTTATTTCTCAGCTAAATAAGGTAAGACTGACACAAATAAAACCCTAGCATTAGAAAGTTATTAATCTTTGAAAACCAGAATTTCTTGAAAAGGAATTCTTAGAAATCAGTGACTAATCGATGAActtctgtgtttacatgtgtgtttTGACTGGATAGGAATAATGGAGAATTTATAATTATTTGCAATAGTTCTCTTAATTTTAGATCATTTTATTGTGCTTATGTTCGGTTAGAGATTTCCAGgaattaaaatttttttttagctttgtgCCTCCATGTTAAAAGTTGGTGATGGAGATGATTCAGATaattcagtgaaatgtgtttttgcaaaTAATGTTGCTTTATTCctaaaatacacaaaatctCGCCTAATTCCtctcagttgtgtgtttttggagaTTTCCTCATTATTCGTGTGCACTGAAGTTCCTTGTTTATAAACAAGCTTTCGAGCCATAGGCGCCCGCTGTTGTGACCACGCTGCATTTCTGCAGCGGCCCCGCCGCTATCGCCTTTCATCAGCTGTCTCCGTCCAGACCTGAAACTGGAGCACGGCACACCGGGCCCACATATGTCTTCTTCTTAAACAGCACAGCCTCCTGTTACCCATGGATAAACACTCCGCCGTGGTGTTTCGAAATGTGGGGCAACTGTACTTCCCCCAAGCCCGGGTGGAGTGCCACTACAGCCTGAGCCCCGACCatcagtggagcagcagtgactgGATCGGCATTTTTGAGGTGAATCCAACATTGAAACCCacctcagtttaaaaaaaaaaaggaagttctAACACGAGTTTGTCACTGTGCCACAGATGGGCTGGTCTTCCATCAAGCAGTATTACACATACACCTGGGCTCTGGTTCCTGAGGGCCACGTCGAGGGAACCAGTGTCGACTTCTCTGCACACTTCCACCGTGAGAATTCAGCAGGAACCTGCTCTCTGTCTTCACTACAAACCCTCAATAATTACCACAGAATATAAAAAGCGCTCATAGTCTATTTTCTTGGTGAAATGTCAAATCCTCCTCCACTAACCGATGTTTGCTGGACGCAGCGTTCTACCTGCCCCGCCCCGGTGCTGTGGAGTACCAGTTTGTGTACGTGGATAAAATGGGGAAGGTGTGCGCCCGGAGCCGCCCCTTCACCTTCTGCGCCCCCAAAccactggaggagctggagacgctgaaggaggagcaggacggcgaggacggagaggaggaacTGCTCCTGGTCGTCCCCCgggctcagctgctgcaggtggggATGGAGGAGGCGCCGGCAGAACCAGAAACGTTCACTTATTTCAACGCCGTCCAACTCTCTGCTGTGTGGTTTCTGCCCGTTCTGTCCGTAGAGTCGGCTGGAGGAGTGCTTGAGGAAACAGAGCAATTTGCAAGAGGCTTTGACGGAGGCCAAGCAGGAGTCTGAGACCGAGAAAGAAAACAGCGAGAGGGCGAAGACTGACTGGGAACGCGAACGGGAAGCAATGAAAGAGGAGATCACCGAGCTGAGAGACAGCCTGAGAGACAGCTGCTGCATGCTGAAGAAggtggagggaaaacacaaggtatatatacacacactctGAGATACACAGTcgcaaatatataaataaactgaaatatgtGCTTCTGTTGTTGGAAACCGGAACAGGATGTGAAATACAGTCAGGAGAATCTGACCGCTGAACTGTGTAAACTCCGGAGTGAAAAGACTGAGAGTCATCAGCAGATCAGAGATCTGGAGGGGAACATCATGGTCCTGACGGAGAGAGAGCTGGAGAGGaaccaggagctggagaggcgAGCTTCAAACCGCCGCCCTGCTGGGTCCGATCGTCCGGGCGTGAAAGCCAAACTTTACTCTGGTTTCTTGCAGGCtgagagacagactgaagaaaaTGTCCAGTCAGATGAAACACgatgaagagaagaggaagtcTCTGCAGGTAACGGATCCCAGAACGACGACCAGGGCAGAGCTTTCGAGGCTGACTTGTGACCCTGAGTCgaccgagtgtgtgtgcgtttcccGGTCGGCCTGCggctgtttctcctccaggcGGAGAAGGAGGCCGCTCTGGCGGAGGCGCGGGGGCTGCAGGACCGTCTGGCGGCCGCCGAGCACGTCGCCGACGGCCTCCGCcgggagctgaaggagctgggcGCCCGGCAGGGCCTCGCCCACAGCGAGCTGCACCAGGCCCGCATGCAGGTGGCCCAGCTCACCCTGCAGCTGTCCGAGGAGAACCTGTCCCTGAGGGAGGAGCGGGCCAACTGGGCCCTGGAGAGGGAGGCCTACAAGCACGCCGCAGAGGTGAGCGCTGGCGCCGCACGTGCGCGCTCACCACGAGCCGACGCGGTTAAATCTgcctaaatgtgtgtgtgcagatggacaaaaacaaactgcaagaGGTGAGCAGTGAggtggagaggaaggaggagtggctgcaggaggagaggctggagagggagAAACTGGAGGCCGAGCTCGCCAGAGAGAAAGACTACAATAAAGTAAGTCAGATTATTAATGCGCAAACACATTCGCCTCTAAATATAACTCCGGTCCTGCATCACACGTCGCTCAGCTGACATTTCTGGAAACTGGAGCCAGAGTTCAGCGCAGTGTGTTTTTCATTACGCACACGCTGGCACAAATAGAAGAGCTTCCATGAACAGTGAGTAAACAATTCTTCACGCCGCCATGTGATTAACGGCGGCAAAGCAAGCCGGgcagggtgtgagtgtgtgagtgtgtgtgtcgggccGGTgtgagcctcgtgctgctgccccctgtagGTGCTGAAGAGTGACGCCAAgcgggagctgcaggagctgaaggCCAGTT encodes:
- the LOC115388693 gene encoding calcium-binding and coiled-coil domain-containing protein 1-like translates to MDKHSAVVFRNVGQLYFPQARVECHYSLSPDHQWSSSDWIGIFEMGWSSIKQYYTYTWALVPEGHVEGTSVDFSAHFHPFYLPRPGAVEYQFVYVDKMGKVCARSRPFTFCAPKPLEELETLKEEQDGEDGEEELLLVVPRAQLLQSRLEECLRKQSNLQEALTEAKQESETEKENSERAKTDWEREREAMKEEITELRDSLRDSCCMLKKVEGKHKDVKYSQENLTAELCKLRSEKTESHQQIRDLEGNIMVLTERELERNQELERLRDRLKKMSSQMKHDEEKRKSLQAEKEAALAEARGLQDRLAAAEHVADGLRRELKELGARQGLAHSELHQARMQVAQLTLQLSEENLSLREERANWALEREAYKHAAEMDKNKLQEVSSEVERKEEWLQEERLEREKLEAELAREKDYNKVLKSDAKRELQELKASLKKGQKGKEEEAVDKQDLVDYIRQLEQKLGIFSEPQSNTTPAASDSEETPDASSTAAESVSSPLLRPDGAETHTQSREDTADSQKGEQRQDCERKELILPQLVNPVLSELADSPMW
- the LOC115388695 gene encoding single-strand selective monofunctional uracil DNA glycosylase: MSEEQPEGGAERAGSGSGADGTPSSRFLQAELELNAHLRRLSFGQPVCYIYNPLEYAWDTHRCYVEKYCQPGKRFLFLGMNPGPFGMAQTGVPFGEVKSVVDWLKITGDVGHPDNEHPKRRITGLSCTQSEVSGARFWGLFRKLCGEPERFFQHCFVHNLCPLIFMNANGKNLTPPELKAAERDALLALCDIALCQVVEALGVSMVIGVGKLAEQRARRALSAAGISDVRVEGILHPSPRSAQANKGWEEVAKAKLEELGVLSLLCET